GCAGACTCTGGCCGAGGCATAAATGCCGCACGCACAGCATGCGTAAAGTCTCGCAACTTTTCGCGAGAGGAACAGCATGCGCCACCGATTCTCCGCCTCGATCATCGTCGCCGTTCTCACCCTCGTCTGGTTCGGTGCGACGAGTGAGGCGGCACAGGAAGAATCTCGCCCCGTTGCTATTCGTGTCGCAACGTTCAACCTTCAGGATGTCCGCCCAAGCGACATCGGCGACGGCTCGACCTATCGCCTGCGACAACTCGCCGAGACCATTCAGCGCATTCGCCCCAGCGTGATCCTCCTGAACGAAATCGCATTCGCAGCCCCCGACGATTACGGACGTGAAACCACCGGCTCGTGGACTGCCGAGCAGTTCGCCGAGCGTTACATCGCTGTCGCGCAGCGCCAAGGCCTCGAACCAATCCGTTACCGCGTCTTCACCGCCCGCACCAACACCGGCATGCCCAGCGGGTTCGATCTCGACCGCAGCGGCGAAGTCGTGAGCAGCTTCCCCGCACCACGCACCGCCAAGCCCGACGGCACACATCACTCAGCCTCCGACGAAGCGCGGGCCTACGCCGGCGATGCATGGGGCTGGGGAGAGTTTCCGGGGCAATATGGCATGGCCATTCTGGTCGATGAACGCCTCGATATCGTCGAAGATCGCGTCCGCACGTTTCGCCTCTTTCCGTGGATGGGCATGCCCAATGCACTCTTGCCCACACTCGGCACGGACGAAGAAGAATCAATGTGGTATGAAGAAGAAGCCCTCGAACTCTTCCGTCTGAGTTCCAAGAGTCACTGGGACGTGCCAGTCAAAATGCCCAACGGCACAATCGTGCACTTCCTTGCCAGCCACCCGACTCCACCCGCATTCGATGGCGATGAACTCCGCAACCGCAAACGCAACCACGACGAGATCCGTTTCTGGGCCGACTACATCCTCAACGCCGACTACATCGTCGACGATGAGGCTCGCCGCGGCGGACTTCGGCAAGGCTCATCATTCGTCATCCTTGGCGATCTCAACGCCGACCCCGATAAGGGCAACTCGTACCGCAACCCGATGCGCCAGTTCCTGCTCGACAACCCCGCGATCAACAGCCAGAACACCCCCACGAGCGATTTCGCCATCGAAGGCCTCGAACCACACGACACCGCCCACTTTCGACTGAGAGTGGACTACATCCTCCCGTCATCGAGCCTTCGGGTACTCCGAAGCGGGATCTGGCGCTGGTCCGACGGACAACGTCCGAGCGACCACTTTCCGGTGTGGATGGATGTCGTTGTACCGAACCCTTGATAAAAAGTTGCTGTCTCGCTTCCCTTCAAAATTTTGCACGTCAAAGGCATAAATATGCGAACATACTGCGAACGTTATCCCTATGTCAGTATGCGATAGGGTATTTTCGCCGCAATTTCCGCCTTGCATCGACGTTCAAGATCCATTAGATTATGTACTTAGGTAAAGGAACGCCAGCGCGCATTCGCCGCCCTCGGCTTTAGTAGGGTTGCTGCTTGGCTCAGAGGGGAGCCATGTCGCTTTTGACAGTTCATGAAGGGGGCTGCCTTTCGATCCCAGGCAGCCGGGGAGAAGTTCAGCTGTGTTCCCGCATTCAAGGAGTGCTGCTGTCGCGCCTTTTCAATCGCGAAGGGGTCATGGTTTTTCTTGGAGTTCACGATGAGAATTGACGCACTGGTCGCAGCGTGTGGTCTGCTTGCTATCGCAGGCACAATGAGTCTGGCCGCAAACCCAAACCCGATACCCGCCGGATCCATTGACAACCTCCGCTCGACATTCATGGATGACACGCTTGTGGTCTATTGGGGCATTGATGCCTCGGTTGCAGCACGTCAGGACATTCTGGACTCTATCGGTGGACAGGTCGTCGCTTCGGGCGCCAACGGTACTGATGTCATCCGCGTCAGCCATGGACTCGCCGCTGCGCATGCCGTTCTCAATCAGGTGCAGCCCACTGTTATCGTCTCCATTCAAAATACCGATATCTTCCTCGGCGAGCAGTACGACATCAGCACGTTCGAACTCCAGTCATTGACGATCGTTCCGACCGGGCCTCAGCGCGTGCTCGTGCCTGTCCTGCTCGATGGTGGGCTCTATACGCTCGAACTCGCCCCGTTCTCGTCGCGAGCACCGAACTTCAAAGTTCTTGTCGATGACGGCAGCGGCCAACTCGTCGAGGTCGATCCTCCCGCTCCCAAAACATGGCGAGGTCGAGTCGTCGAAATGCCCGGCAGTATGGTTGCTGCTTCGATCGACGGCTCGGCAATGACGGCCTCGATTCTGCTTCACGATAACGTTCAGGACGGATGGTTCATCCAGCCCCTCTCCGAAACCCTTACCGGCAATCCCGCCAATGCGCACATCGTCTACCACGGCCTGGCGTCTGTTTCGCACGGGCACGAGTGCGGCGGAGCACTCCCTCACGATGGAATGCTCTTCAACCCCATCGAACCAAATCAGAACGCCCTGCGCGGCGGCGGTCATCTCATCGTGGAAATGGCGTACGACGGCGATTTCCAGTTCTATCAGCAGAACGGCAGCAACCTCAACAACACCATCGCCGACATCGAAAACGTTCAGAACGGCATGATTGTCGTCTATGAGCGTGACTGCGGCATCACATTCGTCACCACACAGATCATCGTTCGCACATCAAGCGCCGGCAACCCCTATACAACAAGCAACGCAGAACAGCTCCTCGGTCAGTTCGGCACTCAATGGATTCAGAACCACCAGAGCATTCACCGCGATCTGGCTCACCTCATGACCGGTCGCAACATGGGCGGCGTCCTCGGAATCGCCTGGCTCCAGGGTGTCTGCAGCATCAGCAACGGCTACGGAGTCAGCCGCTCACGCTTCACCACCAACTTCGCACAGCGCACTGCGCTGACCGCGCACGAAGTCGGTCACAACCTCAGCGCGCCACACTGCTCTGGAAGCACCTGCCGGATCATGTGCGCCAGCCTCGGCGGCTGCGGCGGGATCGGACTGCCGAACTTCAGTGTCCCCGAAGCCACCGGCATCACCAACTTCGCCAGCAATCGCTGGTGCATCGACGACGGTTCGCCACCGCCCAATGATCCGCCCACCGTCTTCATCACCACTCCTCAGGCCAACAGCGTTTACAACGAAGGCAGCCCCGTTTTCTTCTCCGCCCTCGCCTCTGACCCTCAGGATGGAAACGTTGCTGCAAACCTCGTCTGGACGTCCAACATTGACGGGGCATTCGGCAACGGCGCGTTCTTCCAGTACACCCTCCTCTCACCTGGCGCACACACCATCACGGCTTCGGTCATCGATGCCGGAGGCCTCAGCGGCGAGGATCAGGTCCAACTCACCATCAACGCCGTGAATCCGCCCTGTCCCGCCGATCGCAATGGTGACGGCGAACTCAACTTCTTCGATATTCAGCATTTCCTCGACGCCTTCGCCGCCCAGAACCCCTCGGCGGATATGAACGGCGACTCTATGTACAACTTCTTCGACGTTCAGATTTATCTCGATCTTTTCAGCCAAGGTTGCCCCTGATTGGAGTTTCATACCGGCGGGGGGATTCTTACCCCGCCATCAACAGAGTTCATATACCAACAGGTTTGGACGTGCTTCGAGTCGGGTCGATGCCCGACTGACGCACGTCCCGCCTGTTTAGATTTTGAGGATGCACGAATGGGAAACATCAGATCGCTAGGAAAGATGCTCGCTGCATGCGGCCTTCTTGCCCTGGCCGGTCCCGCAACGCTCGCGGCCGGCCCGGACCCGATTCCACCGAGCACATTCGAACGCCTTCAGTCCAATTTCATTGACAACACACTGGTTGTCCATTGGGGCATCGACGCCTCCGACTCGCACCGACTCGCTGTCCTCTCGACCATCGACGGGAGCATCGTTGGAACCGCAGCGGATGGAGCCCAGGTCGTTCGTGCAGGCGTGGGAGCAGGATTTGCACAAACCCTGCTTGCACAGTTCCCCCCCACAGTCGTGGCAGGTGTCGAAAGCTCCGACATATTCCTCGGCAACCAACTCGGCCTCAACGCACTTGGCCTTCAGTCGCTGACCATCACCCCGCATACCAACGGGCGCGTGCTGGTGCCTGTCATTCTCGATGGCGGGCTGTACACCCTCGAACTCGCCCCGTTCTCGTCGCGGGCAGCGAACTTCAAGGTCTTCATCGACGATGGTTCGGGTCAACTTGTTGAGATCGAGCCCCCGGCCCCGAAGACGTGGCGCGGCCGTGTCATCGAAATGCCCGGCAGCGTCGTCGCGGCATCCATCGATAACGGTCTTTCCGCTTCGATTCTCCTTCACGACAATGT
This is a stretch of genomic DNA from Phycisphaeraceae bacterium. It encodes these proteins:
- a CDS encoding endonuclease/exonuclease/phosphatase family protein, which gives rise to MRHRFSASIIVAVLTLVWFGATSEAAQEESRPVAIRVATFNLQDVRPSDIGDGSTYRLRQLAETIQRIRPSVILLNEIAFAAPDDYGRETTGSWTAEQFAERYIAVAQRQGLEPIRYRVFTARTNTGMPSGFDLDRSGEVVSSFPAPRTAKPDGTHHSASDEARAYAGDAWGWGEFPGQYGMAILVDERLDIVEDRVRTFRLFPWMGMPNALLPTLGTDEEESMWYEEEALELFRLSSKSHWDVPVKMPNGTIVHFLASHPTPPAFDGDELRNRKRNHDEIRFWADYILNADYIVDDEARRGGLRQGSSFVILGDLNADPDKGNSYRNPMRQFLLDNPAINSQNTPTSDFAIEGLEPHDTAHFRLRVDYILPSSSLRVLRSGIWRWSDGQRPSDHFPVWMDVVVPNP